The window CAATTTCAAGTCATGTTTGCTGCCAATATTCACAAAATGGTCGTGCTTGTGAGGTGAAGCTCCAACGAGGAAAAAGTATTCAGTCATGATTATCATTAGTATTCCTAGTTGTCAATCCACAACGCCAGATGATATTCCCATCCAATCTTTAATTAATACAATACAATGCGGCTCTCCAGATTAGATCATGTCGTCCATATGCCCATGCGCCAATATCATCATGTTATATCACTAATCTCGATCCCGTACATGTCCGCGTCTGCTTCGGTTGTCCATGTTCATTGCTTTCCGATGCAGGCCGTTGACGAAGCCTCGATCTCCTCCCCTCTCCCGAGCTCTGTCGTCGGACTCTCTGGCGGCACGCTCTCGCTCCTCTAGAGCTGCCAGTCGTGCCTCTCGATCCTGATCAAGATCAGATGCGGCCGACTGCATGGCAGCCAGTTTCCGGGCCTGTTCTTCCGCTCGTTGTTCCTCTTGCCTAGGGTCATCGCGCTCCTTGTAGGGGCGTGCGTTTGCCGGCGAGCGCCTGCGCGGACGGTCTCCTCTGCCGTTAGAATCGGAATGTCGGTATCGGCGGTCGCGACTACTATCACGATTCCGGTATGAATCGTTTCCATGCGGTCTTGTCTCGCGCTCTTGTGAAGCGTCTCTTCGGCGACTAGGTGCGGAATCTCTGTCTTTTGAGTGATCCCGTCGTCTTTCACGGTAGCTGTGGCGGCGTTCTCCAGATTCCGAATCATCGtctcgatggtgatgacgTCTTCGTGGGCTGCGAGATCTGGAATCTTCGCGGCGACGACGTCGCGAATGCCGGTCCTCATCACGATCTCTGCTCCGATGTCTGCGATGCTTCCGCCGATgtccgtctccgtctccgtctctgtccttcttcttgccatcgtCGATGCCCATGGATGAGAGGAGCTGGCGGCGTCTGATGGGGTCgttcatcatggcctcgtACGCGGCTTGTTCCTGTCGTTTGATGGCCAGCAGAGGATCGTCGCGGATCTTGGCCGCTGTGTCGCGCGCGCTGTTCGCGTTCTGCAGCGCAATGAAGCTCTCCTGTCCAGCCGCCTTTTCGAGATTCTTGTGGTCGGTGCccttgatgaggttgtcgATCCTCCTCTTGCCCAGCAGGTAAGCCTCTGTTTCCTCGGTTGTACCAGCCTGGCCGTCGGTAGGGCCCTGGTACATCCAGTCGACGCGATCAACCCTCTTGGTGCCTCCCGCAGCCTCCAGCTGTCTCTGGATTTCCTCCTTTGCGCgctcctccttgatctcATTGATGCGCTGCTGGGTGCGTTTGCGCTCGGCGAGAgccttttgttcttcttcgtaGACGGCCTGCTGGTTCCGCCGCAGACCGGGATGGAACGACTTTTTCAAGTTTAAATCTCCGCCACCCATAATTGCGACGTCGTTATTGAACGATCAGAAATCCTATGATTGAATGACGGTCGTGCGATTGCGAATGCTTTCGGTTGATGCGGTGCAAATGGCAGGGCGAGAATGAGTTGCAGGATCAAGGCTGTTGAGAGTGAActaaacaaacaaaaatcAAAGATTagaatgatgcagcagccTTGGGGGGCGAAGTGGGGAACGCCACATGCAGATTCGCAGCCTCAGCTAGTTTGGCTTCACTCGTAACTCATTTACTCTAATCCATTCTTGTTGTTTGTCAACTAGATCCCAGCAGTGTTTCTGACAACATTGTGGAAGCGCAGTTATATCCTAGAGTGCAAAGAAAAGTAATTGATCTTTTATATTTCAATTTATTGTTGCCGGCTTGTATTTGACAAGTGACAACTCTGTGAAATACGGATATCCAGGGTAGCTCACACGACCTCGGCTCTGTATAGAGTATTAAATGTTCTCCGGCGAGTCAACTTGACAGCAATTGATAGCCAAATAGCCATCAGATGCCAATGAATAGGATCAAGAGAAGCTGCTAGAATAAGATACTAAGGGTAAACAAAGGCTGTGCTACACATAACTTGCGGATGCGATTAATAGCGCCTGCGCCGCCGTCTCTGAAGAGTCAATGTACACACATCTTGCCTTTTGAGGCCCAAAAGGACACAGCAGAATCACGACCGAATTAAAATGGTCCCTCGACATTGGTTGAAAAAGATTCTTTGCCCTTATTTTATATCCCCTCAGCTCTGTCGCCCAAAAGTTGCGTCTACCAGAGACTCCGTGATATCGTACACAGATTTATACAGTCGAAGTCACATATAATCATGATTTTTGCGTCGTAAAATTCCCACCCCGTCTACCAGCTTGCCCTCTTCACCCCAGGAAGATTTCCCGCCATGGCCTCCATACGGAAATTGAActgcaagggaaagaaaaaaaaacaatgtCAGCTTATGGGATCGACCaacttcaacaccagcacccAGACAAATCAATTCGACGAAGGAGAGGACGCACTCTTGTCATCTTAAACGCCCTCAGCACACCACGCCCCTGGCCTCCCATTATACAGCGGTTGCGAATCTGCGTGGGCCGGGTGTAGCAGTGCATCTGcgacagctgcagctgagccGTGGCACGAGTTCGGGGCGGCAAAGTCGTGTTGCGGATCACGTATCGAAGAGCTTGTCTAtaaatagaagaagagagaaaaagaggcaatgaTTAGCACTTTGTGCACGACCAAGGGTTTGTTTACCGGCTTTTGTTTGGCCGAAGAGGGGGTTTTTGATGAAAGAGTTACCTCTCGGCCTCGTGTTCCTCAAAGACCTTGCGCTTGGTGTGGTCGCGAATGGTGCGGGCCTTGACGAAGCAGCCCAGgtcgagcttcttggcccGGAACATGGACATGTTGGGCTGGCGGTTTGTTTTTGGCGAGCGGCCGAACCGGAACCTGTGCTGTGGGAAATGGTTGGCGATGGGCGATATTGCGATATTGAAGTTTCGGGGCCAAagtttgatgatgccaagctTGCGGCGTTTAGCCGGCGAACTGCCGACATTTCTTGTCTTGGTAACTAATTTCGACTAGCGATGGACAAATGTGATCCGCACGTTGCAACCATCGGGTCATCGCGCTGTGCTCTGGAAAAATGATGCCGAATTCTCTCGAGATTCCATTTTTTacattttgtcttttctatTTTCTATGCCGATTCGGATCTTGATGCCGACTCGGATCGCAGAGTGCCGTGTTGAATACTATTTCGTTTGTTGCTGGTTGAGCCAGTGCCGGCACTTCAATGCCTTGTACCCGAGTACCTCTCCATGAGACCCATCTGCGCAGCGCAAGTGGTATTTGGTACATGTTCTACTGTAATGCCGATAATGTCCTACCAATAGGCGTGTGAGGATATCGATGGACCATTGTGCCTATTATGGGATATGTATTTCGGTTCAGGGGGCCAAGCAGTGGGATAGGTGGGATGGATGAGATACCTGTGCCTGTTGTGCTTGTACCTGTGACCAGTTGCCTCTTACTTTTGCCTAGGTATTACCCGCTGTCTGTATACAAGGCCTCCATGCTCTGCTGATGTCACCAGTTCGAATAGATGGACAAATGGCATTGCCGAAAAGCAATTGAGTCGTGAATTTGCCTGCCGACTCAACCGTTGACAGCTGCTCTCTTGGGCTTGGATTCAGTTGCGGAGGCGCAGTTGATGCTGGTTTGATTGCGAAATGGATAACCCGGCATGGCTGCAAAGAATCGGTTAAAGGGTGGGTTCAGTGCGGACAGAGCTCCCTCTCATTGATTAGACGTGAACTGACGGTTTCAAACTGCTGGATCTTGAGTGCCCACTGGACCTTTGTACTCGATACCTGGACTGGGGtatcaatggatggattcTATAATGGTAGCACTACAAGCAGTAATTAAGATGATTGATGCCGGGATCGAACTTCTAGCTCGACAGTCGCGGTGCCTGGTATTTCCGTGTATCTTCTACCTAATCTTCCCGCATCGTTAACTGCATGGCAGTAGGTACACAATACTGCACGTCTCCATCTTTCAGGGGAAATAAGCCCCCCCAGCATCTATGCCCGTGTCGGTTTAGCGGGCTCGGCGCGCTGTGCCGGATCGGTCCCTGGCGCGACTCTTGGCcctcctctttttgtttcctttttctctcttgttccttttttctcttccatggATGGAGTTccgtcgagcttcttgagcatTTTTGCCTCCTTGGGCCAAGCCAAGAAAAGCAGCTTAAATTAGTGCCTCGATGCTACTGTACACACATGAATCGGGCCCCTTGCAGTAGCGTCTGTCTGTGATTGTATCTGTGTCTGCACCAACGTGCATATTGTGATGCCAGATACAGTAATAAGGAGTTGGTTGTTCTGTTCCATGTGGGTGGCTGCTGCGTCTGTGTCGTTCGTATTCAATGTTCCCGTTTACATCAACCGTCAACGTGCACGATCAATGACTTGAGACGCCCTCCATGGAATCAACAATCGATCAACCTCCAGGGACATCAATTCCCCCGTCTCTGGGCGTGTCAGGCGCTGCAGGCCGCTGAAATTACCACCCTGGACCTCAACTGCTATTGTAGACCCGCCGTGCCAGTCCATGGATGTATCGGGTACCTTCTCTGCTGCCCCCCCGGCCGGGCAAGGCTTCGTACCCCTTACACCCGTTGCGGACCCCTCGGGGCTTCTTCCCCGTCTCAATGCAAATGCATCAAATCAACCTGGAGCCCCTAATCCCAATCTCTTTCGTtcgttttgttcttttccttcttccgtCCTTAACTCTTCACCTTCGTCCTTCTTTGAAACTCTGCAAATCATCAGAGACTCTCGACAATCGCTCAGGGGCCCTGCCGTCTCGGTGCTTGTTGAGACTTGTCTCGTCCTCTCATTGTCGAAACTCGACGCTTTGATTTGATCGCCGCTCACTCTCTCCGGTGACAATCTGCTTCCAGTCACTTGCTGCCTCGAAAAAGCAACAGTACATACACTCTCTCCGCAAACAACAAAGCCAACTTGTTTTCTCTGCAGGGTCAGAGGAAGCCTTACTCTCTCTCATATCATATACAGTTGATACACTCCTTGTCACTGTATCTGATCTCATCCTTCGGCATATCGAAAGCCTTGcaaattttaatatatacCCTTCATTCCGCCACACACCTCGAATACAGCTTCCACAATGCGGTACTTGAGCGGTCTCCTTGCGGCCGCCCCTTTGCTGGGCCTCGTCTCTGCCCAGGTTTCCACAAGCTGCAATCCGTTGAACTCAACCGATTGTCCTTCCGATCCTGGTTTCGGCACCGACTacctcttcaacttcaacaccacACCGTCGTATGAGCTATGGGAGACCACTGCTGGATCCGTCACGTATGACAGCGAGAATGGCGCCGGCTTCACCATCAAGAAGCAGGGTGACTCGCCCACCATCCGAACcctcttctacttcttcttcggccgtgtcgagctcctcctcaAGGTCGCCCCGGGCGTCGGCATTGTCAGCTCTGCCATGTGGCTGAGTGACGATCTCGACGAGGTCGACTGGGAGTTCCTCGGTGTCAAcaacaccgccgcctccacaAACTACTTTGGAAAGGGTCTTCAGGACTACCACAATGCCGGCGTGTACACCACCCGCGACAACCAGGCCGACTTCCTCAACTACACCACCGTCTGGACCAAGGAGGGCATTGACTGGTACATTGACGGCCAGCACGTCCGCAACCTCACCCCCGATGCCGCCAACAAGACCCGAAACTACCCCCAGACCCCCATGAGACTCTCTCTTGGTATCTGGGCCGGTGGTGACCCGTCTCTGCCAGAAGGTACCCGTGAATGGGCCGGTGGTAACACCAGCTACGACCAGGGTCCCTTCACCATGTACGTCAAGAGTGCTCGCATCACCGACTACGGCGGTGGTTCCGAGTACGCTTATGGCGACACATCTGGCTCATGGGAGAGCATCAAGGTTACTGGGTAAGTTTTTTTTCACATTGTACATGAAATTTGCATACTGACCAAGTCACAAGCGGAAACTCCACTGCCTACAAGGCCATCCACGAAGTGCAAACGCCCAAGCTGTCCATCAGCCAGAAATGGGACAACCTGCCCGCCGGCGCCAGAATCGGCGTCTACGTGGCCGCCGGTgttgtcgccgccgtcctGATCGGAGCTCTGCTCTGGTACTGCATCAAGCAGCGCCGAGACGGAGCCCGCGAGGCCCGCCTGGCCACcgaaatggaaaagatggaCCGTATGGAACTCGACAAACTGAAGCGCGAAGGCGTTGATCCGGACGCGTATACTGACTACGATTCTCGCAGTATGAGGAAAGAAGGCGTCGTCACCTCTGATGCGCCCCCAGCAAACGTCGGCCCCCTGGACAGCAAGGGCTGGTCAGCCGTCAACATAGAGTCGCCCATGCAGTCGCCCGCCCCGTTCCTCAACAAGGAAATCGGTGATGTTGCCGGAGGGGATCATCCCGGAAGCCCTGGATCTCCCGCCCCGTCT of the Trichoderma breve strain T069 chromosome 4, whole genome shotgun sequence genome contains:
- a CDS encoding pre-mRNA splicing factor domain-containing protein → MGGGDLNLKKSFHPGLRRNQQAVYEEEQKALAERKRTQQRINEIKEERAKEEIQRQLEAAGGTKRVDRVDWMYQGPTDGQAGTTEETEAYLLGKRRIDNLIKGTDHKNLEKAAGQESFIALQNANSARDTAAKIRDDPLLAIKRQEQAAYEAMMNDPIRRRQLLSSMGIDDGKKKDRDGDGDGHRRKHRRHRSRDRDEDRHSRRRRREDSRSRSPRRRHHHRDDDSESGERRHSYRERRRDHSKDRDSAPSRRRDASQERETRPHGNDSYRNRDSSRDRRYRHSDSNGRGDRPRRRSPANARPYKERDDPRQEEQRAEEQARKLAAMQSAASDLDQDREARLAALEERERAARESDDRARERGGDRGFVNGLHRKAMNMDNRSRRGHVRDRD
- a CDS encoding glycosyl hydrolases family 16 domain-containing protein; amino-acid sequence: MRYLSGLLAAAPLLGLVSAQVSTSCNPLNSTDCPSDPGFGTDYLFNFNTTPSYELWETTAGSVTYDSENGAGFTIKKQGDSPTIRTLFYFFFGRVELLLKVAPGVGIVSSAMWLSDDLDEVDWEFLGVNNTAASTNYFGKGLQDYHNAGVYTTRDNQADFLNYTTVWTKEGIDWYIDGQHVRNLTPDAANKTRNYPQTPMRLSLGIWAGGDPSLPEGTREWAGGNTSYDQGPFTMYVKSARITDYGGGSEYAYGDTSGSWESIKVTGGNSTAYKAIHEVQTPKLSISQKWDNLPAGARIGVYVAAGVVAAVLIGALLWYCIKQRRDGAREARLATEMEKMDRMELDKLKREGVDPDAYTDYDSRSMRKEGVVTSDAPPANVGPLDSKGWSAVNIESPMQSPAPFLNKEIGDVAGGDHPGSPGSPAPSHPGPKRGSSTAPIRTFSASHSGYQGLPGGEV
- a CDS encoding ribosomal protein s14p/S29e domain-containing protein, yielding MSMFRAKKLDLGCFVKARTIRDHTKRKVFEEHEAERQALRYVIRNTTLPPRTRATAQLQLSQMHCYTRPTQIRNRCIMGGQGRGVLRAFKMTRFNFRMEAMAGNLPGVKRASW